A region from the uncultured Ilyobacter sp. genome encodes:
- a CDS encoding CorA family divalent cation transporter gives MVEVLLKNGEIKTVSSIDELDVNRSKILSIQLMEASEQEISNLAKRFDFVIQPLDKRSEIEISSRYVEIDSQIFLNLTIPNLCKDQTIEEGFIHVIILKDILILNLNGVSDISLIQILKNRIFYTSNINSDQELTLLFLSSLTDYYADLIELVSKKVKRYFKEVLDLKNISIEELDNLTKIKLDNIQLKECLIELQRIILQLRRSPVMSERSQQLLISESKDLSVINGHINYNFDRLNDLKDNISSKIELEQNHIIKIFTVVTVCIAPPSLIAGIYGMNFDIMPELGWSLGYPFSVLIMILSIIITLGILKFKKWI, from the coding sequence ATGGTTGAGGTTTTATTAAAAAACGGAGAGATCAAAACAGTTTCAAGTATAGATGAACTTGATGTAAATAGATCTAAAATTCTAAGTATACAGCTAATGGAAGCCAGCGAACAGGAGATAAGCAACTTAGCTAAACGATTTGATTTTGTTATCCAGCCCTTAGATAAAAGAAGTGAGATAGAGATAAGCTCAAGATACGTAGAGATCGACTCACAAATATTTTTAAACTTAACCATTCCCAACTTGTGCAAAGATCAAACAATTGAAGAAGGTTTTATTCACGTAATAATTTTGAAGGATATTCTTATACTAAATTTAAACGGAGTCTCGGATATTTCACTTATTCAGATTTTAAAAAACAGAATTTTCTATACAAGCAATATAAATTCAGACCAGGAACTCACTCTTCTTTTTTTGAGCTCTCTCACAGATTATTATGCTGATCTCATTGAGTTGGTTTCAAAGAAGGTTAAAAGATATTTCAAAGAAGTTCTTGATCTAAAAAATATTTCAATAGAGGAACTTGATAATCTGACTAAAATAAAACTTGATAATATCCAGCTTAAAGAATGCTTAATCGAACTTCAAAGGATCATATTACAACTGAGGAGAAGTCCTGTCATGAGTGAAAGAAGCCAGCAGCTCTTAATTTCTGAGAGCAAGGATTTATCAGTAATAAATGGACATATAAATTATAACTTCGACAGGCTCAATGATCTTAAAGATAATATTTCCAGTAAGATCGAATTAGAACAAAATCATATAATTAAAATTTTTACCGTGGTCACAGTGTGTATCGCCCCGCCAAGTTTAATAGCTGGTATTTACGGAATGAACTTCGACATTATGCCTGAATTAGGATGGAGCCTAGGGTACCCTTTTTCTGTACTTATCATGATTCTGTCCATAATAATAACCCTTGGAATATTAAAGTTTAAAAAATGGATTTAA
- a CDS encoding NAD(P)-dependent oxidoreductase, whose protein sequence is MADILKEAERCLMCKNPRCVAACPASTEIPRIIKLFKENKIMEAGEILFENNPLSSVCGLICSHETQCKGNCILGIKGDGLNFGDIENYISSFYLDRMKLVEPKKRNQSIAIIGGGPAGITLAFILIQKGFDITIFESHDKIGGVLRYGIPEFRLPRTLLDKLEEKLIEAGVKIRPNISIGSTITVEDLFSDGYEAIFIGTGTWKPKRLRIKGESLGHTHFAVNYLKNPDVYRLGKEIAIIGAGNVAMDAARTAIRHGVEKATILFRDAEEFIEAREHEVKYAKIDGVEFMYHVGPTEITDDGVKIVDMEKSISEDGYPVFTPLEGSERLFESDSVIIAVSQGPKSRIVSNVNSIKVNDNGLIITDKDGHTTMPGVFSGGDVVTGAKTVVEAVNISRNIAEKIEEYLDKKS, encoded by the coding sequence GTGGCTGATATATTAAAAGAAGCTGAAAGGTGTCTAATGTGCAAAAATCCCCGTTGTGTAGCTGCATGTCCTGCCTCTACTGAAATTCCGAGGATTATAAAATTATTTAAAGAAAATAAAATTATGGAAGCTGGAGAGATATTATTTGAAAACAATCCTCTTTCTTCTGTCTGTGGCCTTATCTGTTCCCATGAAACTCAGTGCAAAGGGAATTGTATCCTCGGAATAAAGGGTGACGGTCTAAATTTTGGAGATATAGAAAACTATATATCCTCATTTTATCTAGATAGAATGAAACTTGTGGAACCAAAAAAGAGAAATCAGAGTATCGCCATCATCGGTGGGGGACCTGCGGGAATAACGCTGGCTTTTATACTGATTCAAAAAGGATTTGACATAACTATTTTTGAATCCCATGACAAGATCGGCGGAGTGTTAAGGTATGGAATACCTGAATTCAGGCTTCCTAGAACATTGCTAGATAAGCTAGAAGAAAAACTCATTGAGGCCGGAGTGAAAATAAGACCCAATATCTCCATAGGATCTACCATCACTGTAGAAGATCTTTTTTCAGACGGATATGAGGCTATCTTTATAGGAACAGGTACATGGAAGCCAAAGAGGTTGCGTATAAAAGGGGAGTCCCTGGGACATACTCATTTTGCTGTAAACTACCTTAAAAATCCAGATGTATACAGACTTGGTAAGGAGATTGCAATTATAGGAGCGGGGAATGTGGCCATGGATGCAGCCAGGACAGCTATAAGGCATGGAGTTGAAAAGGCAACTATCTTATTCAGGGATGCCGAAGAATTTATAGAGGCTAGAGAGCACGAGGTAAAATATGCAAAGATTGACGGAGTGGAATTCATGTACCATGTGGGGCCTACAGAAATTACCGATGATGGAGTAAAAATTGTGGATATGGAGAAATCTATTTCCGAAGATGGGTATCCTGTATTTACCCCTTTAGAGGGATCAGAGAGGCTGTTTGAAAGTGATTCTGTTATTATTGCCGTAAGTCAGGGTCCAAAATCTAGAATAGTTTCAAATGTAAACAGTATCAAGGTGAATGACAATGGACTGATCATTACTGACAAGGACGGCCATACAACCATGCCAGGAGTATTCTCAGGAGGGGATGTAGTTACCGGTGCAAAAACGGTGGTAGAAGCAGTAAATATATCTAGAAATATAGCTGAGAAGATTGAAGAGTATTTAGATAAAAAAAGTTGA
- a CDS encoding DUF554 family protein, producing the protein MTCTGSLVIMAIGFNILGVTKIKVANLSLAPFIPIFI; encoded by the coding sequence ATAACATGTACAGGATCCCTTGTGATTATGGCCATCGGGTTCAATATCTTGGGAGTGACAAAGATAAAAGTTGCCAATCTCAGTCTGGCTCCCTTTATTCCCATATTTATATAG
- the sstT gene encoding serine/threonine transporter SstT, whose protein sequence is MKNLFNKWNQLSLVKRIIAGLVVGTLLAITVPDLAKPISIFGSLFVGALKSVAPILVFFLVMSAISQHEKGQKTNMKSVVTLYLVGTFAAGLVAVVGSFMFPVAIKLGAGTGNSVTPPAGVVEVLKSLLLNVVDNPIHALASANYIGILSWAVLLGVALKNAPATTKTMISNFSDALSQVVRWVINLAPLGIMGLVFSTVSENGIGSMVDYGRLLGLLLGSMFFMALVVNPLIAFFMIRQNPYPLVIKCLKQSGITAFFTRSSAANIPVNMELCEELGLEKDIYSVSIPLGATINMAGAAITISVLTLAAVNTLGIQVDMGTALILSILSAVSACGASGVAGGSLLLIPLACSLFGIQNEVAMQVVAVGFVIGVIQDSVETGLNSSTDVLFTAVAEMSEWRKKGKKILIEKA, encoded by the coding sequence ATGAAAAATTTATTTAACAAATGGAATCAGTTGAGCCTAGTTAAGAGAATTATAGCTGGTCTAGTGGTTGGAACACTGTTGGCAATTACAGTTCCTGATCTAGCCAAACCAATATCAATATTCGGATCATTATTTGTAGGGGCATTAAAATCAGTTGCACCGATTCTGGTATTCTTTCTTGTAATGTCGGCAATATCCCAACATGAGAAAGGACAAAAGACAAACATGAAGTCTGTTGTCACTTTATATCTTGTAGGAACATTTGCAGCAGGACTTGTTGCTGTTGTAGGAAGTTTTATGTTCCCTGTGGCCATTAAATTGGGTGCTGGAACTGGAAACAGTGTAACACCTCCAGCTGGTGTTGTAGAGGTTTTAAAATCCTTGCTTCTAAATGTCGTTGACAACCCTATACATGCATTAGCTAGTGCAAACTACATAGGTATTTTATCATGGGCAGTGTTACTAGGGGTTGCACTAAAAAATGCCCCTGCAACAACTAAAACAATGATTTCTAATTTTTCAGATGCCTTATCACAGGTTGTAAGATGGGTTATTAATTTAGCCCCTCTTGGGATTATGGGATTGGTATTTTCTACTGTTTCAGAAAATGGAATAGGCTCAATGGTGGATTATGGACGTCTTTTAGGTCTGCTTCTTGGGTCCATGTTCTTTATGGCTCTTGTTGTAAATCCTCTGATCGCATTCTTTATGATTCGTCAGAATCCTTACCCACTTGTTATAAAGTGCCTGAAGCAAAGTGGTATCACAGCTTTCTTCACTAGAAGTTCAGCTGCAAATATCCCTGTAAATATGGAGTTGTGTGAAGAGCTTGGACTAGAAAAAGACATCTACTCCGTATCAATCCCTCTGGGGGCTACGATCAATATGGCAGGAGCTGCAATTACAATCTCGGTACTGACTCTAGCTGCAGTTAATACACTTGGAATCCAGGTGGATATGGGGACGGCGTTAATTCTCAGTATACTGTCAGCTGTAAGTGCTTGTGGAGCATCAGGTGTAGCCGGTGGGTCACTGCTTCTTATCCCGTTGGCATGCAGTTTATTTGGAATTCAAAATGAAGTTGCAATGCAGGTGGTGGCTGTAGGATTTGTTATAGGGGTTATCCAGGACTCGGTGGAAACAGGTCTGAACTCATCAACAGATGTACTTTTCACAGCTGTGGCTGAGATGTCAGAATGGAGAAAAAAAGGTAAAAAGATACTTATTGAAAAGGCATAA
- a CDS encoding GDSL-type esterase/lipase family protein, whose amino-acid sequence MKTTILLGDSITELNPFKHDKVINLGVYGNTTVDIVSRINGISEFNCKKVILKVGINDILKGFSLKKSYKYYKEIFHTLGKHFKKIIVLSILPIEGRSKINMKVRKLNRIIEENAAINNFNFIDLHHLFCDENLNLKSEYSVDGIHLSPQGYEILNSEILKLI is encoded by the coding sequence TTGAAAACTACAATTTTATTGGGTGACAGCATAACAGAGCTTAATCCTTTTAAGCATGACAAGGTAATAAACCTAGGAGTCTATGGAAATACCACAGTGGATATCGTGTCTAGAATAAATGGAATATCTGAATTTAATTGTAAAAAAGTAATACTTAAAGTTGGAATTAACGATATACTAAAGGGATTTTCTTTGAAAAAGAGTTACAAATATTATAAGGAAATATTCCATACTTTGGGAAAGCACTTTAAAAAAATTATTGTTCTGTCAATACTTCCCATAGAAGGTCGGTCAAAAATAAATATGAAGGTAAGAAAATTAAATAGAATTATCGAAGAAAATGCCGCAATTAATAATTTTAATTTTATCGATTTACATCATTTATTTTGCGATGAAAATCTTAATTTGAAGAGTGAGTACTCTGTTGACGGAATTCATCTTTCGCCACAGGGATACGAGATATTAAACAGTGAAATATTAAAATTAATCTAA
- a CDS encoding FAD-dependent oxidoreductase, with translation MGKKYLIVGGVAGGASAAARLRRLSEESQIIIFEKGPNVSFSNCCLPYHLSGTVKQAESLILMSPEKFASQYNIEARVNNEVLKIDRANKEVEVLDLATGKTYRESYDKLILSPGAKPIVPSIPGIEKVNTFTVRNVVDIKKLNLFIKDTKPSRITVIGGGFIGVECAENLVEAGYNVSLVEAMPQILKQFDYDMVQILNKEIMDHGIDLIVGDKVSSFDKNKVILESGKKLDSEVVVLAIGVSSETDLATNSGLEIGKTGAMKVDPNFMTVDSDIYAVGDAIEVYNPLMQDYFKLPLAGPAQKQARSVADHIHSRCINNTGYIGSSVIKVFNYGAAATGLNEHLLKDMKIEYDSVKIIPKDKVGLMPDSEEVHFKLLFEKPTGKILGAQAIGRGNVDKRIDVIATAIKFGATIENLRDLELCYAPPFGTAKDVVNFAGYVASNLLHGSFRQVAAHKVRELVENKKYIIDVREKKEYDTSHIKGVKNIPLSELRRRVDEIPKDQPVYLHCRSGQRSYNAVLALQNLGFNNVFNISGGFMGISFYEYFNDKTTGREPIVTDYNFL, from the coding sequence ATGGGCAAAAAATATTTAATTGTCGGCGGTGTGGCAGGAGGTGCCTCTGCTGCTGCTAGACTGAGAAGATTGAGCGAAGAAAGCCAGATAATAATATTTGAAAAGGGACCCAATGTTTCTTTTTCAAATTGCTGCCTTCCATATCATCTGAGCGGAACTGTAAAACAGGCCGAATCTTTGATCCTTATGTCACCTGAAAAATTTGCATCCCAGTATAATATCGAGGCAAGAGTAAATAATGAAGTTTTAAAAATAGACCGGGCAAATAAAGAGGTGGAAGTTTTAGATCTTGCTACTGGAAAGACTTACAGGGAATCATACGATAAACTAATATTATCTCCAGGTGCTAAACCAATCGTGCCATCTATCCCTGGAATAGAAAAAGTAAATACTTTTACCGTTAGAAATGTGGTGGATATAAAAAAATTAAATCTCTTTATCAAAGATACAAAACCTTCTAGAATAACTGTAATCGGTGGGGGATTTATAGGGGTTGAATGCGCTGAAAACCTTGTGGAAGCTGGTTATAATGTTTCCCTTGTAGAGGCTATGCCTCAGATTTTGAAGCAGTTTGACTATGATATGGTTCAAATTTTGAATAAGGAAATTATGGATCACGGAATAGATCTCATCGTCGGGGACAAGGTAAGTTCTTTTGATAAAAACAAGGTAATACTGGAGTCTGGGAAAAAACTAGATTCGGAAGTGGTGGTACTGGCTATAGGGGTAAGTTCTGAAACAGACCTGGCTACAAATTCTGGACTTGAGATAGGAAAGACTGGAGCTATGAAGGTGGACCCTAACTTTATGACAGTGGATTCTGACATCTATGCCGTGGGGGATGCTATAGAGGTCTACAATCCATTGATGCAGGATTATTTTAAACTTCCCCTTGCTGGACCTGCTCAAAAACAAGCTCGTTCAGTGGCCGACCACATTCATAGTAGATGCATCAATAATACAGGATATATCGGATCTTCAGTAATAAAAGTCTTTAATTACGGAGCTGCAGCAACAGGATTAAATGAACATCTATTAAAAGATATGAAGATTGAATATGATTCTGTAAAAATAATTCCTAAGGATAAAGTTGGACTCATGCCTGACTCTGAAGAAGTTCATTTTAAACTTTTATTTGAAAAACCAACAGGAAAAATATTAGGTGCCCAGGCAATCGGTAGAGGAAACGTAGATAAGAGAATAGATGTTATCGCTACTGCAATAAAGTTTGGAGCCACCATTGAAAATCTAAGAGATCTTGAACTCTGCTATGCTCCTCCTTTTGGTACAGCTAAAGATGTTGTGAACTTTGCCGGATATGTAGCATCTAACTTACTCCACGGTTCTTTCAGACAGGTGGCTGCTCACAAGGTAAGAGAATTAGTTGAAAATAAAAAATATATAATCGATGTAAGAGAGAAAAAAGAGTATGATACGAGTCACATCAAAGGTGTAAAAAATATACCTCTGTCAGAGTTAAGAAGAAGAGTAGATGAGATACCTAAAGATCAACCTGTTTATTTACATTGCAGATCTGGTCAGAGATCGTATAATGCAGTTTTGGCCCTTCAAAATCTAGGTTTTAATAATGTATTCAATATCTCTGGTGGATTTATGGGGATATCCTTCTATGAGTATTTCAATGATAAGACAACAGGAAGAGAACCAATAGTGACAGATTATAATTTTTTATAA